One genomic region from Sulfurimonas sp. encodes:
- the ruvB gene encoding Holliday junction branch migration DNA helicase RuvB produces the protein MDRLVEIETFCTEEESVEFTLRPDAWSEYIGQEQIKKNLGVFIEASKLRDEALDHVLFYGPPGLGKTTLALIIANEMNANIKVTAAPMIEKSGDLAAILTNLEEGDILFIDEIHRLSPAVEEILYSSMEDFRIDIIIGSGPAAQTVKIDLPRFTLIGATTRAGMLSNPLRDRFGMSFRMQFYSAEELAKIISQASSKLEKEIIHKASVEIAKRSRGTPRIALRLLRRVRDFAEVANESDINHSRTTYALDELGINSHGFDEMDIRLLNLLISAQGRAMGLSTIAAALSEDEGTVEDVLEPYLIANGYLERTAKGRKATRSTYEILDKPFPTLQGSLI, from the coding sequence ATGGATAGATTAGTAGAGATAGAAACCTTTTGTACAGAAGAAGAGAGCGTAGAATTTACTTTGCGTCCAGATGCTTGGAGTGAGTATATAGGTCAAGAGCAGATTAAAAAAAATCTTGGTGTTTTTATAGAGGCAAGTAAACTTAGAGATGAAGCCCTAGACCATGTTTTGTTTTATGGACCACCGGGGCTTGGAAAAACTACACTAGCTCTAATAATTGCAAATGAGATGAACGCAAATATAAAAGTAACAGCCGCTCCCATGATAGAAAAAAGTGGAGATTTAGCTGCAATACTCACAAACTTAGAAGAAGGTGATATACTTTTCATAGACGAGATTCATCGTCTTTCACCTGCTGTTGAAGAGATTTTATACTCATCAATGGAAGATTTTCGTATAGATATTATTATAGGAAGTGGACCAGCTGCTCAGACTGTTAAAATTGATTTACCTCGTTTTACACTCATTGGGGCAACAACAAGAGCAGGAATGTTATCAAATCCACTTAGAGATAGATTTGGTATGAGTTTTAGAATGCAGTTTTATAGTGCTGAGGAGTTAGCAAAAATCATATCTCAAGCTTCAAGTAAATTAGAAAAAGAGATAATCCATAAAGCGTCTGTTGAGATAGCAAAAAGAAGTAGAGGAACTCCTCGTATTGCTCTTAGACTTTTGCGTCGTGTTAGAGATTTTGCTGAGGTGGCTAATGAGTCAGATATTAATCATTCTCGAACAACATACGCTCTTGATGAACTTGGCATTAACTCTCATGGTTTTGATGAGATGGATATAAGACTTTTAAATCTTTTGATATCAGCACAAGGAAGAGCGATGGGATTAAGTACTATTGCAGCGGCTCTTAGTGAAGATGAAGGAACAGTTGAAGATGTGCTTGAACCATACCTCATAGCAAATGGCTACCTAGAGCGAACAGCAAAGGGGCGAAAAGCTACAAGAAGCACTTATGAAATTTTAGATAAACCATTTCCAACTTTGCAAGGAAGTTTAATTTGA